A part of Hydrogenobacter sp. T-8 genomic DNA contains:
- a CDS encoding radical SAM/SPASM domain-containing protein, with amino-acid sequence MLRITEYIRDTLEGKKPRRLEGLILIWNLTNTCNLYCKHCYSSANQEREGELTHEEVVSLVYRLPSVGVRFAILSGGEPLLREDIFTLAKLLKERGISTYLSTNGLLVKECIEKIKKHFDYVGVSIDGEPEVHDAFRGKRGAFEESLKAIRECIREGIRVGLRFTLTPVTSKSLPFVFDLVEREGIPKIYISHLVYSGRGKKLSDLEKEEYRSWVRFVINKSFEYVERGLPIDVVTGNNEADAVLLYREFVKRYPRFAESFYERLLLWGGNQAGVRLMNIDFRGNVKPDPFFFHSVGNVRKEDIVKIWQGNGLLGFLREKPRRLKGKCEKCSFIGICNGNSRARAYAVFGDYREEDPACYL; translated from the coding sequence ATGCTTAGAATAACTGAATACATAAGAGATACTCTTGAAGGAAAAAAGCCAAGACGTCTTGAAGGTCTTATACTCATCTGGAACCTTACCAACACTTGCAACCTGTATTGTAAGCATTGCTATTCTTCCGCCAATCAAGAAAGAGAAGGAGAACTTACCCATGAGGAGGTGGTGAGCCTTGTGTATAGATTGCCTTCTGTGGGAGTAAGGTTTGCCATACTATCGGGTGGTGAACCTCTCCTACGGGAGGACATTTTTACTCTTGCTAAGCTTTTGAAAGAAAGAGGCATAAGCACATACCTTTCCACTAATGGTCTTCTCGTGAAGGAATGCATTGAAAAGATAAAAAAGCACTTTGACTATGTGGGCGTAAGTATAGACGGTGAGCCAGAAGTTCATGATGCCTTCAGGGGTAAGAGAGGAGCTTTTGAAGAATCCCTGAAAGCCATAAGGGAATGCATAAGGGAGGGCATAAGGGTAGGGCTCAGGTTCACTCTTACTCCTGTTACTTCAAAAAGCCTACCCTTTGTCTTTGACCTTGTGGAGAGGGAAGGAATTCCAAAAATCTACATATCTCATCTTGTATACTCTGGCAGGGGCAAAAAGCTTTCAGACCTTGAGAAGGAGGAATACAGAAGTTGGGTAAGGTTTGTTATTAACAAATCCTTTGAATATGTGGAGAGAGGACTTCCTATAGATGTAGTCACAGGCAACAACGAGGCGGATGCGGTCTTGCTATACAGAGAGTTTGTAAAGAGGTATCCAAGGTTTGCAGAAAGCTTTTACGAAAGACTTCTTTTGTGGGGTGGTAATCAGGCAGGTGTTAGGCTTATGAACATAGACTTCAGAGGCAATGTAAAACCTGACCCCTTTTTCTTCCACAGTGTGGGCAATGTAAGGAAGGAGGACATAGTCAAAATATGGCAGGGTAATGGGCTACTGGGCTTTCTCAGAGAAAAACCACGGAGGCTTAAGGGGAAGTGTGAGAAGTGTTCCTTCATAGGTATATGCAACGGAAACTCAAGGGCAAGGGCTTATGCAGTTTTTGGAGATTACAGAGAGGAGGACCCAGCATGCTACCTATGA
- a CDS encoding cytochrome D1 domain-containing protein — protein sequence MLPMILLLLIFPVLVLAEKLYVVERERGRLAVIEDGKLVKEIEGLGNLNHATLKLWKGKAYLISRDGYLSQIDIQRDELLKKVKVGESTIGIDFTEDHVVVANYEPKTVVVLDERLNIVRSFNTGSRNVGIKGFEGGFVFSLMDRDEIWLVRNGEVKVFKEVGAMPFDALLKGDVYAVGFFKEEGVGLLNIKDKGYRKVFFTSGDKEVVFKIPHFGTWGLVDERAFIPAVGERRLYVVNLKGFNLEGHIDLSGLPVFATTSPDGIYIAVNFSGDREDYIALVEAKAMKVIKELRVGRRVMHTRFSKDGKRLYISSYFDSKLRAFSVPELILLYEVDVPNPSGVFLIK from the coding sequence ATGCTACCTATGATATTACTTCTCTTAATCTTTCCTGTCCTTGTCCTCGCGGAAAAGCTGTATGTGGTTGAAAGGGAGAGAGGAAGACTTGCGGTTATAGAGGACGGAAAACTTGTAAAGGAAATAGAAGGGCTTGGAAATCTAAACCATGCAACCCTTAAGCTATGGAAGGGTAAAGCCTATCTCATAAGCAGGGATGGATACCTAAGCCAGATAGATATACAAAGGGATGAACTCTTGAAAAAGGTAAAGGTTGGAGAAAGCACCATAGGCATAGACTTTACAGAAGACCATGTGGTGGTCGCCAACTACGAACCAAAGACAGTTGTGGTCCTTGATGAAAGGTTAAACATAGTTCGGAGCTTCAATACGGGTTCAAGGAACGTAGGCATAAAGGGCTTTGAGGGAGGCTTTGTCTTTTCTCTCATGGACAGGGATGAGATATGGCTCGTAAGGAATGGAGAAGTAAAGGTATTTAAAGAGGTAGGAGCTATGCCCTTTGATGCCCTTCTTAAGGGGGATGTTTACGCGGTAGGCTTTTTCAAGGAGGAAGGCGTTGGGCTTTTGAACATAAAGGATAAAGGCTACAGGAAGGTTTTCTTTACTTCTGGCGATAAAGAGGTGGTTTTTAAAATACCCCACTTTGGCACGTGGGGACTTGTGGATGAAAGGGCTTTTATTCCTGCAGTTGGTGAAAGAAGGCTTTACGTGGTAAACCTCAAAGGCTTCAACCTTGAGGGTCATATAGACCTATCAGGACTGCCCGTCTTTGCTACCACCTCACCAGACGGCATTTATATAGCGGTGAACTTTAGCGGAGACAGGGAGGACTACATAGCACTTGTGGAAGCAAAGGCTATGAAGGTAATAAAGGAGTTGCGAGTAGGCAGAAGGGTAATGCACACGAGGTTTTCTAAAGATGGCAAAAGGCTTTACATCTCCTCCTACTTTGACTCAAAACTTAGAGCCTTTTCAGTGCCGGAGCTAATACTACTTTACGAAGTTGATGTTCCAAACCCCTCTGGGGTTTTTCTAATAAAGTAA
- the cobA gene encoding uroporphyrinogen-III C-methyltransferase produces MGKVYLVGAGPGDIELLTLKAYRLVRSADVILYDRLVNPEVLLLAKPDCELVYVGKEDGKHTIEQEKINELLLQYAHTREIVVRLKGGDPFVFGRGGEETLFLAQHGIDFEIVPGISSAIAVPAYAGIPLTFRGISSSFAVITGHEDPKKKNSSIDWESLKGINTLVFLMAVSNRQEIARRLIEVGREPDEPTAFIEKGTTSEQRVVITNLGELSENPPEVKPPAVMVVGKVVGLRDYMNWFSAFEKIHEVPLT; encoded by the coding sequence ATGGGTAAGGTCTATCTTGTGGGAGCAGGTCCAGGAGATATAGAGCTTTTAACCCTTAAGGCTTACAGGCTCGTAAGGTCTGCGGACGTCATACTCTACGACAGGCTTGTAAACCCTGAGGTGTTATTGCTTGCAAAACCAGACTGTGAGCTTGTGTATGTGGGTAAAGAGGATGGAAAGCATACCATAGAGCAGGAAAAGATAAATGAGCTTCTCCTTCAATATGCTCATACGAGGGAAATTGTGGTTAGGCTCAAGGGTGGAGACCCCTTTGTCTTTGGAAGAGGTGGCGAGGAGACTCTGTTCTTAGCCCAGCATGGCATAGACTTTGAGATTGTCCCAGGTATAAGCTCCGCTATAGCAGTCCCAGCCTATGCGGGTATTCCTTTGACCTTTAGAGGCATCTCTTCTTCCTTTGCGGTTATAACTGGACATGAAGACCCTAAAAAGAAAAACTCAAGCATAGACTGGGAAAGCCTCAAAGGAATAAACACTCTTGTTTTTCTTATGGCGGTTTCTAACAGACAGGAGATAGCAAGAAGGCTTATTGAGGTGGGTAGGGAGCCAGATGAACCTACCGCTTTTATAGAAAAGGGAACAACATCAGAACAGAGGGTTGTTATAACAAACCTTGGAGAACTTTCTGAAAATCCTCCAGAGGTAAAGCCACCTGCGGTTATGGTAGTGGGAAAGGTGGTTGGACTTAGGGATTATATGAACTGGTTTTCTGCCTTTGAAAAAATCCACGAAGTTCCTCTAACTTAA
- a CDS encoding ribonucleoside triphosphate reductase, whose product MLRVDIQKEFFLGRVLPKVVKRDGAFVDFDRGRIERAISKAFKAVGEPLDGQVLEELVLEVVKRVLRSDRPAVHVEEIQDIVEETLILHGFAKVAKAYILYRKKREELRDISKAIVDAERVVQDYIHQQDWRVQENANASYSFSGLMLHTAGTVIAHYTLTHVYPEKIAKAHREGDLHIHDLSHGIVGYCAGWSMEDLLRKGFRGGPGRVTAGPAKHLSSLLGQMVNFLGVTQMEFAGAQALNSVDTFLAPFVRLDKLGYGEVKQLIQQLIFSLNVPSRWGGQAPFINFSFDWTVPEDMKDRPVIIGGKERPDIGYYGEFQKEMDMINKAFMEVMMEGDYEGRIFSFPIPTYNITPDFEWDSENAMLLWKMTAKYGIPYFQNFISSSLKPGDVRSMCCRLQLDLRELRSRMGGLFGSADKTGSIGVVTINLPRIGYLSKSEDEFFERLSELMNLAKESLEIKRKVIERNLKKGLMPYSREYLQSFDTFFSTVGLVGMNEACLNLLGVSIAEPEGKAFAIKVLRFMREKLSDFQEETGHLYNLEATPAESTSYRLAKIDKSRYADIITAGEKEPYYTNSTHLPVNHTDDPFFVLEHQADLQRLYTGGTVIHVFLQESPDELAVARFIKIAFEKYPIPYLTITPTFSVCEDHGYIRGEHFHCPHCGKPTEVYSRVVGYYRPVQRWNRGKQEEFRQRLEYTI is encoded by the coding sequence ATGCTGAGAGTGGATATTCAAAAAGAGTTCTTTTTGGGAAGGGTTCTTCCAAAGGTTGTGAAAAGGGATGGTGCTTTTGTGGACTTTGACAGAGGCAGAATTGAGCGAGCCATTTCAAAGGCCTTCAAGGCTGTGGGAGAGCCTCTTGATGGGCAGGTTCTTGAGGAGCTTGTGTTGGAAGTTGTAAAAAGGGTCCTGCGGTCTGACAGACCTGCGGTTCACGTGGAAGAAATACAGGATATAGTGGAGGAAACGCTTATACTCCATGGCTTTGCGAAGGTTGCAAAGGCTTACATTTTATATAGGAAGAAGAGGGAAGAACTAAGAGATATATCAAAGGCTATAGTTGATGCGGAAAGAGTAGTTCAAGATTACATACACCAACAAGACTGGAGAGTTCAGGAAAATGCCAACGCAAGCTATTCCTTTTCCGGTCTCATGCTCCACACCGCGGGAACTGTTATAGCCCACTACACTCTTACACATGTCTATCCTGAAAAGATTGCGAAGGCTCACAGGGAGGGCGACCTTCACATACATGACCTTTCTCATGGTATAGTAGGATACTGTGCGGGGTGGTCTATGGAGGACCTTCTGAGAAAGGGTTTTAGGGGAGGTCCAGGTAGGGTTACCGCAGGTCCTGCAAAGCATCTATCTTCTCTTCTTGGTCAGATGGTTAACTTCCTTGGAGTGACACAGATGGAGTTCGCCGGTGCTCAGGCTCTAAATTCTGTGGACACCTTCCTTGCACCCTTTGTCAGATTAGACAAACTTGGCTATGGTGAGGTGAAACAGCTCATTCAACAGCTTATCTTTTCCCTCAACGTCCCTTCAAGATGGGGAGGGCAGGCACCTTTCATAAACTTTTCCTTTGACTGGACAGTGCCAGAGGATATGAAGGACAGGCCTGTCATAATTGGAGGCAAGGAAAGACCCGATATAGGCTACTATGGGGAGTTTCAGAAGGAGATGGACATGATAAACAAAGCCTTTATGGAAGTGATGATGGAGGGGGACTATGAAGGCAGGATATTCTCTTTTCCCATACCCACCTACAATATAACCCCCGACTTTGAGTGGGATTCGGAAAACGCAATGCTTCTATGGAAAATGACCGCCAAGTATGGCATACCGTATTTTCAAAATTTCATATCCAGCTCGCTAAAGCCCGGTGATGTAAGGAGTATGTGTTGCAGGCTACAACTTGACCTGAGGGAGCTAAGAAGTAGGATGGGGGGTCTTTTTGGAAGTGCGGACAAAACAGGCTCTATAGGGGTTGTCACCATAAACCTTCCGAGAATAGGCTACCTTTCAAAATCTGAGGATGAGTTTTTTGAAAGGCTCTCCGAGCTCATGAACCTTGCAAAGGAAAGCCTTGAGATAAAGAGGAAGGTCATAGAAAGAAACCTGAAAAAAGGCCTTATGCCCTACTCAAGGGAATACTTGCAGTCCTTTGACACTTTTTTCTCCACCGTAGGTCTCGTGGGTATGAACGAGGCTTGTCTTAACCTTCTTGGCGTATCCATAGCGGAGCCTGAAGGCAAGGCCTTTGCTATAAAGGTGCTTAGATTTATGAGAGAGAAACTTTCGGACTTTCAGGAGGAGACAGGACATCTCTATAACCTTGAAGCAACACCCGCAGAAAGCACATCCTACAGGCTTGCAAAGATTGATAAAAGTAGGTATGCGGACATAATAACCGCAGGGGAAAAAGAACCTTATTACACCAACTCAACCCACCTACCAGTTAACCACACCGATGACCCTTTTTTTGTGCTTGAACATCAGGCTGACCTCCAAAGGCTTTACACGGGAGGAACCGTTATCCATGTTTTCCTGCAAGAATCTCCTGATGAACTTGCGGTAGCAAGGTTCATAAAAATAGCCTTTGAAAAATACCCTATACCCTATCTTACTATAACTCCTACCTTTTCTGTCTGTGAGGACCATGGATACATAAGAGGAGAACACTTCCACTGTCCACATTGCGGAAAGCCCACAGAAGTCTACTCAAGGGTAGTGGGATACTACAGACCTGTTCAACGATGGAACAGGGGCAAGCAGGAGGAGTTCAGGCAGAGGCTTGAATATACTATTTAA
- a CDS encoding RrF2 family transcriptional regulator: protein MIYSETVKYALLALAYLALNRDRLVKVEEIAEAQRIPKPFLSKIFHKLARERVLKSYKGPTGGFTLAVPPESITIMDVIRYLDEDYKLDYCALRPGRCEEWQSSPCVVHHKWTELRERILEYLTTTTIAELADVESRHRHEPARASGNSD from the coding sequence ATGATATACTCAGAAACTGTTAAATATGCACTGCTGGCGCTTGCCTACCTTGCCCTAAACAGAGACAGACTCGTCAAGGTAGAAGAAATCGCAGAAGCCCAAAGGATTCCCAAGCCCTTTCTTTCAAAGATTTTTCACAAGCTGGCAAGGGAGAGGGTTTTAAAATCCTACAAAGGACCAACGGGAGGTTTTACCCTTGCGGTCCCGCCAGAGAGCATAACCATAATGGATGTTATAAGATACCTTGACGAGGACTACAAGCTGGATTACTGTGCTTTAAGACCGGGAAGATGTGAGGAGTGGCAGAGTTCTCCCTGTGTGGTTCATCACAAGTGGACTGAGCTAAGGGAAAGAATACTGGAATACCTCACCACAACCACCATAGCGGAGCTTGCGGATGTGGAAAGCAGGCACAGGCATGAACCAGCCCGTGCCAGTGGAAACTCCGATTAA